From the Solanum stenotomum isolate F172 chromosome 4, ASM1918654v1, whole genome shotgun sequence genome, one window contains:
- the LOC125861784 gene encoding thioredoxin-like 1-1, chloroplastic, whose protein sequence is MTKLMSKGFMFPSSSDCGEIYHHRRLNLPGICSFPNKSVNLSCLPSLNLSSSCLPRTDFYGRRLVINEGVSKFNRRNSQVVDITAQMSIGIRKAQKWWEKGVQPNMKEVNSAQELVDSLLSAGDKLVVVDFFSPGCGGCKALHPKLCQLAEMNPDVHFLQVNYEEHKSMCYSLNVHVLPFFRFYRGAEGRVCSFSCTNATIKKFKDALAKYGTDRCTLGPPKGLEEKELLALAANKDLSFNYTPKTEEAPVLVTSQKEVQDTTPPNIESPLPLPLPLPITSTSSQTAKRDTEKEAYATSGR, encoded by the exons ATGACGAAATTGATGAGCAAAGGTTTTATGTTTCCTTCGTCTTCTGATTGTGGTGAAATTTATCATCATCGTCGTCTTAATCTACCTGGGATCTGTTCTTTTCCCAATAAATCGGTCAATCTTTCTTGTCTTCCTTCGTTGAACCTTTCATCTTCTTGTTTGCCAAGAACCGATTTTTATGGTCGTAGATTGGTTATAAATGAAGGCGTATCCAAGTTCAACCGAAGAAATTCCCAAGTTGTTGATATCACTGCTCag ATGAGTATTGGAATCAGGAAAGCACAGAAATGGTGGGAGAAAGGGGTTCAACCTAACATGAAAGAGGTGAACAGTGCACAAGAACTTGTTGACTCTCTTTTGAGTGCAGGGGACAAattagttgttgttgatttcTTTTCCCCTGGCTGTGGAGGTTGTAAAGCTCTTCACCCCAAG TTGTGTCAGCTGGCAGAGATGAATCCAGATGTGCATTTTTTACAGGTGAACTATGAGGAACACAAGTCGATGTGTTACTCTCTTAATGTACATGTTCTCCCATTTTTCCGTTTCTATAGAGGAGCTGAAGGCCGTGTTTGCAGCTTTAGCTGTACCAATGCCACG atcaaaaaattcaaagatGCACTGGCGAAGTATGGTACAGATCGTTGCACCCTTGGGCCGCCTAAAGGGCTGGAGGAGAAAGAGCTACTAGCACTGGCAGCTAACAAGGATCTCTCCTTTAATTACACTCCAAAAACAGAAGAAGCACCCGTCCTTGTTACCTCACAAAAGGAAGTTCAGGATACAACTCCTCCAAATATAGAGTCCCCTCTACCACTTCCTCTTCCTCTCCCCATTACGTCAACTAGCTCACAGACTGCCAAACGGGATACAGAGAAAGAAGCATATGCTACTTCTGGtagatga